The following nucleotide sequence is from Anabaena sphaerica FACHB-251.
TTATTCGCGCTCCTTTTGCAGGGATTGTGACTCAAAAATACGCGAATATAGGAGCTTTTGTAACACCAACAACTTCGGCTTCTAGCAGTACATCAGCAACTTCCAGTTCAATTGTGGCCTTAGCGACGGGTTTGGAAGTTTTAGCTCAAGTTCCCGAAGCTGATATTGGTAGAATTAAGCAGGGACAACCGGTGGAAATTGTCGCTGATGCCTATCCCGATCAAGTGTTTAAAGGCCGTGTCCGTTTGATTGCTCCTGAAGCGGTGATAGAGCAAGGTGTGACATCTTTTCAGGTGCGGGTGGTGATTGATAGTGGTGCAGATAAACTGCGTTCTGGCTTAAATGTGGATTTAACGTTTTTGGGCGATCGCATTAACGATGCTTTAACTCTACCAACAGTCGCAATTCTCACCGAAAATGGTAAAACTGGCGTACTGATACCAGATGCAAATAATAAACCTCAGTTTCGAGAAATCACAATTGGAACGCAAATCAAAGATGAAACGCAAGTTTTAGAGGGAGTAAAACAGGGTGATTTGATATTTGTGAACCCACCCAAAGACTACAAAATTCAAAAAGCCAAAGCAGAGAAAAAATAATGAATTTTTTAGAAAGCGTGCAAATGGCAGGTAAAACCTTACTCGCTAACAAATTGCGAAGCGCCTTAACAATGTTGGGTATTATCATTGGTAATGGCTCTGTAATTGCGATGATTGGAATTGGGGAAGGGGGACAAAAGTTTGTAGCCAATCAACTAAATTCCTTGGGACCAAACATTTTATTTGTGATTCCCGGTAATGAAGAAGTTCAACGGGTTTCTAGAGATGTTACCAGAACTCTGGTTTTAGAAGATGCTAAAGCGATCGCAACTCAAGTACCCACAATAGCAGCTACCTCTGCCGAACTCAATAGTAGACAGGTGGTTACTTATAAAAATAGAAATACCGATGTCAATATTATTGGTACAACTCCCAGCTTTTTGACAGTACGTGATTTTGAAGTAGCGACAGGAAGGTTTTTCACAGACATAGATATGAAGCGCAGCAACCAAGTTGTCGTGCTTGGTGCAAAATTGAAAGAAAAACTTTTTGGTAATACTAATCCCGTTAGTCAGCAGATACGAATCAAAAACGCCAGCTTTCAAGTAATTGGGGTACTAACAGACAAAGGTTCAAATTTGGGTGTAGATTACGATGAATCAGCATTAGTTCCGATTCTCACATCAGCAAATCGGCTAGTCGGCAAAACTTCTCCCTATGGATTAGAAGTAACCTATATTGTTGCTTCTGCGAAAGATGCAGATAGTGTAGATGCAGCAGAGTTTCAAATTACCAATTTACTACGACAACGCCACAAACTTGTCGGTGAAAATGATTTTACTATCCGTACCCAAAAGGATGCTTTGCAAACAGTAGGTCAAATTTCCGGTGCTTTGACAACCATGCTGGCTGCGATCGCAGGCATTTCTCTATTTGTCGGTGGAATTGGTATTATGAATATTATGCTCGTTTCTGTCACCGAACGCACCCAAGAAATTGGATTGAGAAAAGCAATTGGTGCTACTCAACAAGACATTTTACTTCAGTTCATAATTGAAGCAGTAATTGTTTCTGTAATTGGCGGTTTAGTGGGTACTGCGGTTGGTGTCGGTTGCATAATCTTAGTATCAGCCCTAACTCCTTTAGAAGCGAGTATTTCCATTGTTTCAATTACAATGGCTGTTGGCATTTCTGGTGGAATTGGTTTATTTTTTGGCGTAGTTCCTGCCCGTCGTGCTGCTCAACTTGACCCAATTGTGGCATTAAGGAGCGCGTAAATAATTAAAAATTAAAGATTCAGGATATCCAGGATTTGAGGATTTTCAGGATTGAAATATTTAGATGATTAGAGAATTTTTGGACATATTGTATATATAAATGTGGATTTTGGAAAATAGCGGTTTTTTAAAATGTCAGAATCAGGATGTCCAGGATTTAAGGATTTTCAGGATTGAAATATTTAGATGATTAGAGAATTTTTGGACATACAGCAGATTGCAATACTTGTCGGTTAAGGAAATGTAGCTTGGGTTGAGCGATAGCGAAACGCAACAAAATCCTTGATAATGTTGGGTTTCGTTCCTCAACCCAACCTACCGTATAATTACTTTTTAGGCTTAACCGAGCAGTATTGCAGCAGATTGCAGATCAATGAGGTACAGAATCAAAATTGAAACCTAGACACCAAGCCAGTTTTACTCCTGACTCCTGCTATAAATGATAATTATCAAATTTTCATCCTGTCAATCCTTAAATCCTGGATATCCTGATTCTGACAAAAAAACTATTTAAAAAAAGGATAAATCTCCATGTCTAATACTCTCACTGTTAACGATTCTAGTATTACTAATCCTGAGAGAAAATCAGGAATTATTTGTTTAGAGAACATCTTCAAAATATATGGTAGTGGTGAAACAGAAGTAAAAGCCCTAAATGATATCAACTTAGTTATAGAAAAAGGTGAATATTGTGCGATTATGGGACCTTCTGGTTCTGGTAAATCTACCGCGATGAATATTATCGGCTGTTTAGATCGTCCCAGTTCTGGACATTATTATTTAGACAATCTTGATGTAGCCCAAATCGGTGATACAGAATTGGCACATATTCGCAATAAAAAGTTAGGGTTTGTATTTCAACAATTCCATTTATTAAACCAATTGACAGCAATGGAAAATGTGATGCTGCCAATGGTGTATGCTGGTGTTAAGCCTGGGGAAAGAAAAGAACGGGCAATTGAGGCATTGATAAAAGTAGGTTTAGAAAAACGTCTCAATAATAAACCTACCCAATTATCAGGGGGACAACAACAAAGAGTAGCGATCGCCCGCGCCATTGTCAACCGTCCCGTTGTGCTTTTAGCTGATGAACCTACAGGTGCATTAGACTCTCGCACTACTCAGGAAGTTTTAGATATTTTTGGTGAATTAAATAGCAGTGGAATTACAGTTGTTATGGTAACTCATGAAACAGAAGTTGCTCGTCAAACTAAACGCATTGTTTGGTTTCGTGATGGAGAAGTTGTCCATTCTCACCTGACACCAAGTGAGTTACATCAGCTTGTAGTTTCTTGAGCAGAATATCAACAGTCAAATTGAAAGATTAGAATAAGTAGGTAGGCGTTGAAAATTGTCATTATGGCAAGGCAAAAGGCAAAAGGGAAGAGATTTTCAGAGTTTTTACATTTTTGTACTTGCTTCGGTTTTTTCGAGCCGACTTACTTAAAAGCGGGATAAACATCAAAGTCATTAAAAAATCACCATGCTGCAAATCACCGACAGAACCACCATCCCTATTAGCGAAATTAGTATTACTGCAATTCGTTCTCAAGGTGCAGGTGGTCAAAATGTCAATAAAGTTGCTACAGCCATTCATTTGCGCTTCGACATCAACGCCTCTTCCCTATCACCGCTTTACAAAGAACGTCTGCTCAATTTGGGAGATCAACGCATCACCAAAGATGGGATAATCGTTATCAAAGCCCAACAGCATCGTACTCAAGAACAGAATAAAGAAGACGCGCTCAAACGTCTCCAAACCTTAATCAAAAGCGTCACTGTCATTTCCCCAAAACGCAAGCCCACAAAACCCTCGCGCGGCGCTAAAAATAAACGCATTGACAGCAAAACCAAACGCGGCGAAATTAAAGCCCTAAGAGGCAAAATTACAGATTGAGCGATGCAACACATCCGGTAAATAATCACTCATATAGCAATGGACAAGGCGGTTAGGACATTATTAAAAGCTCAAATTCAGTGATAAAAAAGGTTTTACTTTTGCCTTTTGCCTACTGCTATATTATTATGGGCAAAGTATTATATTAATAATCGTAGGTGAAGTGATACATTTTCACCTCACCCCAGCGGAGTTAAATCAAATTACAACTTGTTAAATTCCGACTCAAAATTCAGAATTTTGAATTAATTACAAACTCGAAGTTTTGCCTGTTTCTGCTTGCGTTGCAATCGGCTTGACATCACTAAAACCCATCTCACCAGCAATAGTTCGCAAAACAGAAATTTGACCTTCAAAATCTATTTCTTCAATTCGAGCAAGTAAATCATTAATTGCCTCAGTTGACTCGTAATTATCTGGCATTCCCACTACTGTATCCCCCATAGCTTCTGCCCAAACATACCAAACTAATAACTGGTTATTTTCTTTTAATGCCCCATAAGCACGAGAATAGTCTGTATCCTGACAGTTAACTATATCCCGCATAATTTCTAGTTGTTCCTCATCTGATAATTGTAAATAGTCTCCTAGCAACATTGGAGCTAATTCTGGTTCTGCGGCTGAGGGAGCCGCTGGAGTAACAG
It contains:
- a CDS encoding ABC transporter permease; the protein is MNFLESVQMAGKTLLANKLRSALTMLGIIIGNGSVIAMIGIGEGGQKFVANQLNSLGPNILFVIPGNEEVQRVSRDVTRTLVLEDAKAIATQVPTIAATSAELNSRQVVTYKNRNTDVNIIGTTPSFLTVRDFEVATGRFFTDIDMKRSNQVVVLGAKLKEKLFGNTNPVSQQIRIKNASFQVIGVLTDKGSNLGVDYDESALVPILTSANRLVGKTSPYGLEVTYIVASAKDADSVDAAEFQITNLLRQRHKLVGENDFTIRTQKDALQTVGQISGALTTMLAAIAGISLFVGGIGIMNIMLVSVTERTQEIGLRKAIGATQQDILLQFIIEAVIVSVIGGLVGTAVGVGCIILVSALTPLEASISIVSITMAVGISGGIGLFFGVVPARRAAQLDPIVALRSA
- a CDS encoding ABC transporter ATP-binding protein, which translates into the protein MSNTLTVNDSSITNPERKSGIICLENIFKIYGSGETEVKALNDINLVIEKGEYCAIMGPSGSGKSTAMNIIGCLDRPSSGHYYLDNLDVAQIGDTELAHIRNKKLGFVFQQFHLLNQLTAMENVMLPMVYAGVKPGERKERAIEALIKVGLEKRLNNKPTQLSGGQQQRVAIARAIVNRPVVLLADEPTGALDSRTTQEVLDIFGELNSSGITVVMVTHETEVARQTKRIVWFRDGEVVHSHLTPSELHQLVVS
- the arfB gene encoding alternative ribosome rescue aminoacyl-tRNA hydrolase ArfB translates to MLQITDRTTIPISEISITAIRSQGAGGQNVNKVATAIHLRFDINASSLSPLYKERLLNLGDQRITKDGIIVIKAQQHRTQEQNKEDALKRLQTLIKSVTVISPKRKPTKPSRGAKNKRIDSKTKRGEIKALRGKITD
- a CDS encoding orange carotenoid protein N-terminal domain-containing protein translates to MTASYNKTISHQAQSQETQNLVAEFNALDTDAKLAWLYFVYEKMGDTVTPAAPSAAEPELAPMLLGDYLQLSDEEQLEIMRDIVNCQDTDYSRAYGALKENNQLLVWYVWAEAMGDTVVGMPDNYESTEAINDLLARIEEIDFEGQISVLRTIAGEMGFSDVKPIATQAETGKTSSL